A single genomic interval of Melanotaenia boesemani isolate fMelBoe1 chromosome 4, fMelBoe1.pri, whole genome shotgun sequence harbors:
- the LOC121638365 gene encoding cilia- and flagella-associated protein 77-like isoform X2 — protein sequence MSSPRLGVVRKTMLTNPLLIKSPLGKTKSRGLTVPGPDFTYGISNRPCSDRGVAEALSSWKVQPTHEESAQSVDFVSLNREAVMAGLVTSKEMRQYRVQKATEQIQAPRHRPGRTPQHPAPVPDITFGVRSRKPSPISGLLSHEYGRRWLDAKLRRERLTQEQKVKPGPVVETRTSLLRRGRSVPASTTPRQSRFTQVAPALDTFRDQEARWRALRARPSRGPQGVGTDALD from the exons ATGTCTTCACCTCGTCTTGGCGTGGTCAGAAAGACCATGCTGACAAACCCACTGCTCATCAAG TCACCCCTCGGGAAGACCAAGTCCAGAGGTCTGACTGTTCCTGGTCCAGACTTCACCTATGGAATCAGCAACAGACCATGTTCAGACAGAGGCGTGGCCGAGG CGCTGTCAAGCTGGAAGGTCCAGCCCACACATGAAGAGTCTGCTCAGAGTGTAGACTTTGTGTCTCTGAACCGGGAAGCAGTGATGGCTGGTCTGGTGACATCCAAAGAGATGAGACAGTACCGGGTCCAGAAGGCCACCGAGCAGATCCAGGCACCCAGACATCGCCCGGGCAGGACTCCACAGCACCCGGCCCCGGTACCTGATATCACCTTTGGAGTCAGAAGCAG GAAGCCTTCACCAATATCCGGCCTCCTCTCTCATGAGTACGGTCGCCGCTGGCTGGACGCCAAGCTGAGGAGGGAACGTCTGACCCAGGAGCAGAAG GTTAAACCAGGTCCGGTGGTGGAAACCAGGACCAGCCTGCTGCGAAGGGGCAGATCTGTGCCAGCCTCGACAACACCCAGACAGTCTCGCTTCACACAG GTGGCGCCGGCTCTGGACACGTTTCGTGATCAGGAGGCTCGTTGGAGGGCCCTGAGGGCTCGGCCCagcagaggacctcagggtgtGGGGACAGATGCTCTGGACTGA
- the LOC121638365 gene encoding cilia- and flagella-associated protein 77-like isoform X1 produces MQVFGTPEASAAALFSMSSPRLGVVRKTMLTNPLLIKSPLGKTKSRGLTVPGPDFTYGISNRPCSDRGVAEALSSWKVQPTHEESAQSVDFVSLNREAVMAGLVTSKEMRQYRVQKATEQIQAPRHRPGRTPQHPAPVPDITFGVRSRKPSPISGLLSHEYGRRWLDAKLRRERLTQEQKVKPGPVVETRTSLLRRGRSVPASTTPRQSRFTQVAPALDTFRDQEARWRALRARPSRGPQGVGTDALD; encoded by the exons ATGCAGGTTTTTG GAACACCTGAAGCATCAGCTGCTGCATTATTCTCCATGTCTTCACCTCGTCTTGGCGTGGTCAGAAAGACCATGCTGACAAACCCACTGCTCATCAAG TCACCCCTCGGGAAGACCAAGTCCAGAGGTCTGACTGTTCCTGGTCCAGACTTCACCTATGGAATCAGCAACAGACCATGTTCAGACAGAGGCGTGGCCGAGG CGCTGTCAAGCTGGAAGGTCCAGCCCACACATGAAGAGTCTGCTCAGAGTGTAGACTTTGTGTCTCTGAACCGGGAAGCAGTGATGGCTGGTCTGGTGACATCCAAAGAGATGAGACAGTACCGGGTCCAGAAGGCCACCGAGCAGATCCAGGCACCCAGACATCGCCCGGGCAGGACTCCACAGCACCCGGCCCCGGTACCTGATATCACCTTTGGAGTCAGAAGCAG GAAGCCTTCACCAATATCCGGCCTCCTCTCTCATGAGTACGGTCGCCGCTGGCTGGACGCCAAGCTGAGGAGGGAACGTCTGACCCAGGAGCAGAAG GTTAAACCAGGTCCGGTGGTGGAAACCAGGACCAGCCTGCTGCGAAGGGGCAGATCTGTGCCAGCCTCGACAACACCCAGACAGTCTCGCTTCACACAG GTGGCGCCGGCTCTGGACACGTTTCGTGATCAGGAGGCTCGTTGGAGGGCCCTGAGGGCTCGGCCCagcagaggacctcagggtgtGGGGACAGATGCTCTGGACTGA